Part of the Thunnus albacares chromosome 11, fThuAlb1.1, whole genome shotgun sequence genome, GTGGTTTTGGTTCAGTGGTGAGTCCTGTTCAGTGGATGCCATTATCTTCCTCagtgctgccctctgctggtacGTTAGAGTTTAGAGAATTGGATGAGGTTCCTGTTGATTTCAGCCACGTTCCGGCAACCTGGATGACGTGATTGTTGTTTCAGTAGACATACAGAAGAATATACATGTACTTATTTTGGCACAGATATATTAGCATGGTCACATTGTGGTCTATATCCAGTTTCAGTGACTTGACCTAACATCTGTGACTCACCTGATAAAGCCATGGACAGACGGAACTCATCATTTAAGATTTGCAGTACTTCCCTCACTCCCTCTTCACCCTGAAAGATCACACAGGACCAGTAATCACTATCAGAAACCAAATACAATCTGAAATATCAATACACAACGGCTGTAGTTTTAAAAGATACGTcttacataaaatatttcatgtcatttatttaatatttcactgcCAAAGACAAATATCAGCCCCTCCAggattttgcagtttttttgtgattgtggcttgattttgcagcagcttgTCTCAAAAATTGCAATGCAATTTCCAaagttttgtgatttttttacagtaaaagtgtGGGAATGGGCAAAAACTGCAAGGAAAGGGAAAAAAGTGCTTTCTTATTGTGTAATTTCATCTGAATACACGATGCGATGATGTGTCACTTTGGTTGTTTTATTAGACTGATGCAGAGAGTGCAATGATTGGCAGCCTAATTCACTTCCTGCTTTGCGGTCAACCAGCATGGGGTTTGTTTTGATAATGAGAGGAGAGGTTGAAGAGCCTTGCTAACTGTAAATgaggatttatttttgttgataaaTCAAGTTTTGTTTGGAAAGGCTTACTTTGTGCTGTAATGCCTTCAGCAGAACTCCTGAGAATCTGACGCGGTTGCACACAATATCAATACAAAATAGAGGATATTGATGGACTCGctaaaaatgtctttcattGCATTGGCATCACAAGATATGGACattaaatttacaatgatatattGATATCAAAATCTTCCCAGCAGCACCTTTAATGCAGAGAAATTTCAGGAATTTTGCAAAATTGCAAGCCTCCTGCAAATATTGTGGAGATTGGTTAAATTATTGCAATTGtgatttcctggagggactgaaaTACAGACTTTGTTTTAGTAAACTCTGATTCTACATCACACATGATTTTTGCTCTTTCAGGAAAGATTCACTGcatcaaaatattgattttattgataTCAATGCTTTCAGACGGTATAGTATCTCTAAAAATTACAAACGCTAACTAAACTATTTAAGTCAACAACAGTTAAAACCATATAAACCTTCCACCAAGGCCATTCTTTGAGGAATGGCCTTGGTGGAATAACTATAACTTGAAATAACTTTCAAGGCAAAACTTAAGCTGCCAAGAACACTCTGTATTAGGAGCTGATGAATGAGGGTCAGAAGCtgaacaggagagaaaacatgtcAAGACAGTTGGTCTTGACAtgttttctccccccccccacacacacacattgctttTGTACCTTGTATGCAAGGCCCCACACTGCTGGACGGCCAATGAACACACACTTGGCTCCCAAGGCCAGCGCTTTCAgtacatcacttcctgtcctgATTCCGCCATCCAGATAGACCTCGATCCTGCCCTGCACCGTGTCCACAATCTCTGACAGTGCGTCAATCTGTTAGTTAGAGATGGAGACATAACAAAGCCAATATAATTTATAGCAACAGTGCACAGTCTGATAAGTGTGGATGTGAATTATACTGCACTTCACCCCGAGTTGAACCATGTATGTTACCACAGGCTAAGCAACATTTCACACGAAATCACTGATGTTAACAAACGACTTGTTTTCTGTTCACTGACGTCTTTAGTGGAAAATAGTGGCTACCTAAAAACCATGCTAATGTTACTACAAGCACTACTGCTAATATTAaatagtttgacagtttgagaAATATACTTTATTTGCCATCTTgatgagagttagatgagaaaatcatGACCACTCTCATATATGCCGATTAAGTATAAAGCTTcagccaggagatggttagcttagcttagcaaaaaggctggaaacagagggaaacagttagcctaaaaaaatggtaaaaataaaggtttttacagttatgtgccagactatttcttggccgggagcagtgacttcctggtgtctctgctggttgcctggcaatcTCACAATGATGACAATACTTCAGGAAATCACTGTTCCAAGCCAAGAAGTAGTCCCGCACATAACCCTGTATAAACCTGCAAAGTGTCAGTTTTAGATCAGCTTTTGtatttctcatctaactctcggcaagaaagcaaatatgaacatctctcaaaatgttgaattatacCTTTAATTTTACAAGTATTGATTTTGTTGCTTCTAATACTATGACAACTTGTACTACTCCTGCTACTACAGTTACTACTTGTAGGGGAcagctactgctactactgtgCAGTAATGTTACTAATACTTGGCGTATTGCTCTTAGTACAATACTTCTACTACCATTACCACCACTGgaccactgctgctgctactgatTTGGCTGCTACACCACATCTGTATTAATAACTACTAGTACATTTTATTCTATTACCACAACTACTAACATTACTTCGACATTTACAACTGCTGTAACTTACTGTGCCATTGCTATTGCATACCCTTGCATTCCATTTTATAAACATGAcacaagaaacaaaatgttttttatgacaGATATGGTCAATAAGTACCGAAGCTGGGCCTCCATCCAGCTGTCTCCCTCCATGGTTTGATACAATGATGCCCTGGACGCCATGCTCCACGGCCAGCTCAGCATCCTCCTTGGTCAGGATGCCCTTGATAATAATAGGCAGACGGGTGATGGTCTGCAGCCAGTACACGTCCTTCCAGCTAATGGATGGGTCCAAGGTGTTGGCTGGGATCCCGTACTCCTCTGGGCCGGCGGCCTCCGGCTTAAAGTGCACATAATACATGTACAACTGCTTTAAGTGTTTGATATACAAATGTACTCTGGACTACTGAAGTAAAGACTAGAAATCTAATAAGCCAgggaaatataaataaaattataaacaagacatctgatgtaacataataaatgatgaatttttaaaaatatgttgaaaacaCGTACTGTTACCTGGAAGACACCATCAAAGTTCTTGACCTTGAGGTGTGGCGGCAGCTTGAACTGGTTGCGGATGTCGTTGCGGCGCTTTCCGGTGTAGGGGACATCGACGGTGAGGACCAGGGCCTTGTAGCCAAGGGCCTCTACACGGTGCACAATATGTTCCGACAGCTTCCTGTCCCGGTACACGTACAGCTGGAACCAGCGGTAGCCATTTGGTGCTGCTGCCACAATTTCCTCCACTGAGCAGGTGGAGTAGGTGctggtgatgtagcaggtgtTTAGTGCCTCTGTGGCTGTGTGGTGGAAGGTGATAAATGATTACTGTGGTTATTGTCAGCTCACTGGTGGAAAGGTAACTGGTTTTAAGCAGGTTCAAATTTAAACACGAAAATCTTCAGTCTTGCAACAAAGCATTTAAATTGACAGAAAGTCATTCCAATTCAGAAGTATAATATGTTTGTTAGTAGTAGCTTTACTGAAATGCAGTGACACCACTCACTGACCCACgtacacttgcacacacaagcacacaaacacagtcctCACCCCGAGCTGTGGCCATCTCTCCTTCATGCCAGGCCAGACAGTGAAAGGCAGTAGGCGCGATGCCAACTGGAAAGCTGATTTCTGTCCCCTGCACTGTGGTCCGAGTGTCGCTTACTGACACATCCCGCAGGATACGAGGTCTCAGACGGATTCTGAATGTGAAGTAAATACAGTATTAATATGTAAACATTCATATCAGATGTGGGGGTGGGGGTCAGTTTGCCTGAGGATGTTCACACAGATAGATTTGGCCAATTACAACTGACAAAATgcaatttaacagttttaaagaTTTGCATAATTTATTTTCACCTGAAAAAATTATGTATAAACTAATAGATCTTAAAATAAGATATAGGAAGTTGTCCACAGTTAGATGAGAACAAAGATGAGCAGATTGATACCACTGTTATATCTGTCcgataaatatgaagctggagccagcagccctttagcttagcttagcataaacactggaaacagctagcctggctctatcCAAATCTAACAAAATCCGCCCACCAGTACCTCCAAAGCTTACTTATTAACATGTCatgttatatttgtttaatCCACATAAAGACTGGCGTGTAAAAAAAGACATGCTGTGGTGTTATGGGGTTTTATGTGCAGGACTATTTCTTTTccgggtgcagtgacttccttgAGTTTCTGTTGGTTTCCTTGAAACCTCATGGTGACACCAAGACAAGGAAGCGAGTAGGCTTCAATCAGAgatgctggtaggtggatttagTCACAGGGCCAGACTAGCTTCCCCCCCCCCCGGTTTTTTccctttatgctaagctaagctaactggttgCTGGTGGTAGCTTCATATTGGGATGGGAATTTGACCTCTTacatatttgactttttatgtatttgataGTACTCTTTATGtattgttgttttgatttgaatatGTGAACTGTGTGTTTTGACCTTTTACTTGGCAGTGGAAGTCTCACATGATTGGTGTCTGAGACAATCAGGCTATAGAGAAGTGTTGCTTTGGTGGAGGCACAAGCAGGCAGAACCACAAGCCCCATGTGATATGTCTCATGACAACATACAACACTCTCCCTATGGCATTTAACACAACTTCTTTTGTGCTATTCTTAATTGCAGATCTGGGTGTGACATTATAAAATAGAAGTGCTCGGTTCTGCTCATGTCCATTAGTCTACATAGAGACTGACTGTCCCTCCTGTGCACAAGTGATTAAAAAACTCTAAAAGAAGTTCCTCTCTGTGAAATCCATTTTTCCATGACAATATTTACTgtggtatcaatcctctcatATAGCTTgtggcaagaaagtgaaaaagtgtaTATCCCAAAATGTGGAAATATTCCTTTAATACTCTCACAGGTatactttatttacagtgttatttcttgctttattttcctaatgtagagggaaaaaaaattactctGAACCTAACCATGAAACCAAACCAATCTGTTAACAGTGCATTGTAAAATCGGAACATGCTTGATTGTCAGATAAAACCGTTCTATTAAGAgaagaaatgataaaatacaacacgTAACAAGTCTTATATCTGTAAATGCTGATGAACATTGatttgtcattgtcattgttttcCCAAAACTGTGACTTAAAATGATTTTTCCCCGAACCAGCCCAACCTTTATTACTACTGGGAAAACATTCTAACCTGACACCAAACACATCAGCAAACAAAGCCCTAGTAACAAGCTTATTGCAGCAAAAACATATATGAACTGTGTCTTTATAGAGAGGAAAAGCAGTTTAACAGTCTTTATGGAGACATTaggagagctgagaggaatgCATGAGGagacacaagaggaaaaaaaaaacatgacctGATATTCTTGACCCATTAGTAATGCATATTTGGAAACAGTTCCTTATTCACTACAGGGGGTTGGAAGAACAGTACAGCTTCAGCAGTGatgtgttaaataaaaatgtgggTAAAAATGTAACCTCCTGTTAGTGATTAAGGGCATCACAaccagacatactgtatacagacaTCAGTTACAGCTGTCCAAAGTCCAAAAAAGCCGAAATTTATGGCCTTCAGTCTGTGTCCTCAAATGATCTGCTGTTTAACATTAACTGTTTTTGTTGGTACATCAACATGCGGATCTGAGTTAAGGCTGATTTACACTGTGCTGTGTCACTACATGTTGAACAATAACTGCATGTCTGTGGTCATAAATGTcatgaaaaatattgtttaCTTTGTGCTGTTTGTAGATGAGTACTGTCACTGTCACACTTTACTATTGACATGCTTAAATtgctttaactttatttttcgTTCTGTACCTTTTGTAAGCCAGTAGATTGTCATCCCTGGTGCAGCATTCATCTGCTCCGGCTGCATAATAATCCCAGGTTGCCTTTGACAGATGTTCCTTAGCATACTCCTCAAAGTCTGTCAGGCATACCATAGCCATCTCTGCACAGCgacctccctctctgtgtggGAACAGAACTCATCAGTTAGCTTACTGATATCATAATCACCTATCAGTACTAACTGACATACTGATAATCAGAATGACATATTTCAAGATAAAGCATTTCAACATATGCACATATCAACAGTACATAAATGTCCAGTATTTAAAGCATCTCTTTACCCAATATTGGATACTTCTGACTTTGTTAAACATAATTGGTCACTTATTTCCAGTGTTTACCACAACCAGTCAGCTCTCATATTTTACCCAGTGTCATCTGGAAACAGGATTTGTTTCTTTGCATGTGAGACAAACAGCTGCAGGCACCAACAGCAAACAGGCACTTCACGTTCAGAGTGAAaaactacatttacatgcaAGAAGTTACAGCTTCAAGACTTACCACAAATGACTGATTTTTCATAAACAAAACCCCTTGTTCTCACATGACAGTCTCCATGGAGGACTGAAGTTGCAACATCGCTGTGCAAACTGAAACTCCTCTCATATCAGCAAATGTAGTGCAAAGCACACTGTCAACAACTCACCAGTCAAGCTTCTGCACTTTGACATCTGAGCAACTAAAATGACCGTTTTACTTTtagtttttctattttgttttaaaggttgAAATCCTTGTGTCTGTGACGATCCTTGCATCCACAGCTTTGCTTTTGTGTCAGTTAGAATCAAACTTTCATAGAGCTACTATGAAAGCCACTGACAGTGTATGTGACCTGAGTGCGACCCCTGCTCTTATTGTGTTTACACAAGCTGGAAATGTGCTGATGGTGACTCCAACTATAGTGAGGACAAGAGGCGTCTGACACAGTGCTCTGTGGTCCAGATGGTACGTACAGTAGAACATGTGCCGTATACATGCCTACATGCTAGCACATACATGCACTGCACACTGATGTCACATTtgtaacaatttaaaataatgaatttttATAAGCTCTTACAAAACTATGATTTCATGCTGAttgaagaataaataaaaagttaatcATTAACCACAGATTGTCTTATGCAGACCCTGAAACAGCTGCTCACACACAATGCCTGGAGAATATCTAGTCAAGGCTACCTAGAcctggaagaagtactcagtcTTCAGGTATTCCTGATTGAAGAAAACCTTGTAATACCTCAGTGT contains:
- the hao2 gene encoding hydroxyacid oxidase 2 isoform X2; this encodes MDSLRNISENKQIREGGRCAEMAMVCLTDFEEYAKEHLSKATWDYYAAGADECCTRDDNLLAYKRIRLRPRILRDVSVSDTRTTVQGTEISFPVGIAPTAFHCLAWHEGEMATARATEALNTCYITSTYSTCSVEEIVAAAPNGYRWFQLYVYRDRKLSEHIVHRVEALGYKALVLTVDVPYTGKRRNDIRNQFKLPPHLKVKNFDGVFQPEAAGPEEYGIPANTLDPSISWKDVYWLQTITRLPIIIKGILTKEDAELAVEHGVQGIIVSNHGGRQLDGGPASIDALSEIVDTVQGRIEVYLDGGIRTGSDVLKALALGAKCVFIGRPAVWGLAYKGEEGVREVLQILNDEFRLSMALSGCRNVAEINRNLIQFSKL
- the hao2 gene encoding hydroxyacid oxidase 2 isoform X1, producing the protein MDSLRNISENKQIREGGRCAEMAMVCLTDFEEYAKEHLSKATWDYYAAGADECCTRDDNLLAYKRIRLRPRILRDVSVSDTRTTVQGTEISFPVGIAPTAFHCLAWHEGEMATARATEALNTCYITSTYSTCSVEEIVAAAPNGYRWFQLYVYRDRKLSEHIVHRVEALGYKALVLTVDVPYTGKRRNDIRNQFKLPPHLKVKNFDGVFQVTPEAAGPEEYGIPANTLDPSISWKDVYWLQTITRLPIIIKGILTKEDAELAVEHGVQGIIVSNHGGRQLDGGPASIDALSEIVDTVQGRIEVYLDGGIRTGSDVLKALALGAKCVFIGRPAVWGLAYKGEEGVREVLQILNDEFRLSMALSGCRNVAEINRNLIQFSKL
- the hao2 gene encoding hydroxyacid oxidase 2 isoform X3, which gives rise to MNICNREGGRCAEMAMVCLTDFEEYAKEHLSKATWDYYAAGADECCTRDDNLLAYKRIRLRPRILRDVSVSDTRTTVQGTEISFPVGIAPTAFHCLAWHEGEMATARATEALNTCYITSTYSTCSVEEIVAAAPNGYRWFQLYVYRDRKLSEHIVHRVEALGYKALVLTVDVPYTGKRRNDIRNQFKLPPHLKVKNFDGVFQVTPEAAGPEEYGIPANTLDPSISWKDVYWLQTITRLPIIIKGILTKEDAELAVEHGVQGIIVSNHGGRQLDGGPASIDALSEIVDTVQGRIEVYLDGGIRTGSDVLKALALGAKCVFIGRPAVWGLAYKGEEGVREVLQILNDEFRLSMALSGCRNVAEINRNLIQFSKL